The following proteins are co-located in the Microcystis wesenbergii NRERC-220 genome:
- a CDS encoding DUF3110 domain-containing protein codes for MRVFVLLFNAGTENEGIHTIQMGAINKVLMFESEDDATRYALLLEAQDFPTPTVEKIDSEEVAEFCRGAGYQAEMIEAGMLVIPPESNAEELDWQKEEFSEIPDAELDSIRRRLEGLL; via the coding sequence ATGCGTGTATTTGTACTACTTTTTAACGCAGGCACAGAAAACGAAGGTATCCACACGATTCAAATGGGAGCTATCAATAAGGTGTTGATGTTTGAATCAGAAGATGATGCCACCCGCTATGCGCTGCTGTTAGAGGCACAGGATTTTCCGACTCCCACGGTAGAGAAAATTGATTCCGAGGAAGTGGCAGAATTTTGTCGCGGAGCCGGCTATCAAGCGGAAATGATTGAAGCGGGTATGTTGGTAATTCCCCCCGAAAGCAATGCCGAGGAGTTGGATTGGCAAAAAGAGGAGTTTTCCGAGATTCCCGATGCGGAGTTAGACAGCATCCGTCGTCGTCTAGAAGGACTTTTGTAA
- a CDS encoding DUF2996 domain-containing protein — MAEETTTPATPAAAKPAQPAAAKKPKEPTVEEKPFAEFIEQHFQPALAAALQKLGITDIKLSFKQDKISVQGFSSSPCWQLTGNWLDGMRQFSIYFWEEDINGKKAFSQAEGGAQPSTLESFMIDERKVSLDLLLFYTLQRLNGQKWLTRN, encoded by the coding sequence ATGGCAGAAGAAACCACCACCCCCGCAACTCCAGCAGCAGCAAAACCGGCTCAACCTGCGGCTGCTAAAAAACCCAAGGAGCCTACCGTCGAGGAAAAACCCTTTGCTGAATTTATTGAGCAGCATTTTCAGCCGGCACTGGCGGCAGCTTTGCAAAAGCTGGGTATAACTGATATAAAGCTGTCCTTTAAACAGGATAAAATTTCCGTGCAGGGCTTTTCTAGCTCTCCCTGTTGGCAGTTAACTGGCAATTGGCTCGATGGAATGCGTCAATTTAGCATTTATTTTTGGGAAGAAGACATCAATGGTAAAAAGGCTTTTTCGCAAGCTGAGGGCGGCGCTCAACCTAGTACCCTTGAATCATTTATGATCGATGAAAGGAAAGTTAGTCTTGATTTACTGTTGTTTTACACCCTGCAACGGCTTAACGGTCAAAAGTGGTTGACGAGAAACTAA
- a CDS encoding cation:proton antiporter, with protein sequence MDPSFALTLQIVITVVAGITAQVIAEYLKVPSIVFLLIFGIALGSDGWEILQPQSLGIGLEVLVALSVAIILFEGGLSLSGRELGRVSGSLRNLVTLGTSITLIGGGMAAHWLGEFPWPIAFLYASLVVVTGPTVIGPLLKQVAVDRRVATLLEGEGVLIDPVGAILAVVVLNTIIDSHARPMEIITGLTLRLGIGAAIGIAGGGLLSFIIKTCNFLTFELKNLVVLAGVWGLFGLSQFSRSESGLMAVVMAGIVLKAAAVPDERLLRRFKGQLTTLCVSVLFILLAADLSIASVIALGWGSVLTVLVLMLVVRPLSVALCTLKSDLNWRHKLFIAWVAPRGIVSASVASLFAILLTRAGINGGEAIKALVFLTILMTVFIQGLTARWVAKGLKITSSAATGAVIVGCNPLGRLIGCLFQEQGENVVLIDTDARACQQAKEDGLTVLQSSALDTKILQEAGIESMGTFLVLTNNSEVNLVLAQRASEEFHPPRLLAAFAGTPNPDKNKVNQVFLPSFSVKEWNQYLDDNQIKLGKTIFKADDLSEQQTRLTKLIENGELLPLLLRRDNSLQVVTEREEWRTGDELIYILRDLRPQLLKRLSGTVRTRLSLEILPEVEIATSR encoded by the coding sequence ATGGATCCATCTTTCGCCCTTACTCTGCAAATTGTCATCACTGTGGTGGCGGGGATTACAGCCCAAGTCATCGCCGAATACCTGAAAGTTCCCAGTATTGTTTTCCTGCTCATTTTTGGGATTGCTTTAGGGTCCGATGGTTGGGAAATTTTACAGCCCCAAAGTCTGGGAATTGGCTTAGAAGTCCTTGTTGCTCTCTCTGTGGCGATTATCCTATTTGAAGGCGGTTTAAGCTTAAGCGGACGAGAATTAGGGCGAGTTTCTGGCAGTTTACGCAATCTTGTCACCCTCGGTACTTCCATCACTCTCATCGGTGGCGGTATGGCAGCCCACTGGTTGGGGGAATTTCCCTGGCCGATCGCTTTTCTTTACGCTTCTTTAGTGGTAGTAACCGGTCCGACGGTGATCGGGCCTTTGCTGAAGCAAGTCGCCGTAGATCGACGGGTGGCGACGCTTCTGGAAGGGGAAGGGGTATTAATCGACCCTGTGGGCGCAATTTTAGCCGTAGTGGTGCTAAATACGATTATTGATAGTCATGCCCGCCCCATGGAAATTATCACCGGTTTAACCCTACGTTTAGGCATCGGGGCGGCGATCGGCATTGCTGGAGGCGGATTGTTAAGTTTTATTATAAAAACTTGCAATTTTTTGACTTTTGAGTTAAAGAATCTCGTGGTTTTAGCGGGAGTCTGGGGGTTATTTGGTTTATCGCAATTTAGTCGCAGTGAATCGGGGTTAATGGCGGTGGTAATGGCGGGAATTGTGCTAAAAGCGGCGGCAGTTCCCGATGAGCGGTTATTAAGACGTTTTAAGGGTCAATTAACGACTCTTTGCGTGTCGGTACTGTTTATTTTACTAGCGGCGGATCTTTCGATCGCCAGTGTGATCGCTTTGGGTTGGGGCAGCGTCCTGACGGTGTTAGTCTTGATGCTGGTGGTACGTCCCCTGAGTGTGGCTCTGTGTACCCTAAAAAGTGACCTAAATTGGCGACATAAGCTATTTATCGCTTGGGTTGCCCCTAGAGGAATCGTCTCTGCCTCCGTAGCTTCTTTATTTGCCATTTTACTCACCCGTGCCGGTATTAATGGCGGTGAAGCGATCAAAGCTTTAGTCTTTTTAACAATTTTAATGACCGTTTTTATTCAGGGATTAACGGCGCGGTGGGTGGCAAAAGGGCTAAAAATCACTTCTTCTGCGGCAACAGGGGCAGTAATCGTCGGTTGTAATCCCCTAGGTCGCTTAATCGGCTGTTTATTCCAAGAACAAGGAGAAAACGTGGTTTTAATCGATACGGATGCCAGGGCCTGTCAGCAAGCAAAAGAAGACGGTTTGACGGTGCTGCAGAGTAGCGCACTTGATACAAAAATACTGCAAGAAGCGGGCATCGAATCCATGGGGACTTTTCTGGTTTTGACTAATAATAGCGAGGTTAATCTGGTTTTAGCCCAAAGAGCCAGCGAGGAATTTCATCCTCCCCGGTTGTTGGCTGCCTTTGCGGGAACCCCTAACCCAGATAAAAATAAGGTTAATCAGGTTTTTCTCCCTAGTTTTTCGGTCAAGGAATGGAATCAGTATTTAGACGATAATCAGATTAAATTGGGTAAAACTATCTTTAAAGCCGATGATTTGAGCGAACAACAAACCAGATTGACTAAATTAATTGAAAATGGCGAACTGCTGCCCCTACTATTGCGTCGCGATAATTCCCTACAGGTAGTCACAGAAAGGGAAGAATGGCGCACAGGAGACGAATTAATCTATATTCTGCGCGATTTACGCCCACAACTGCTTAAACGTCTTTCCGGCACTGTCAGAACCCGTTTATCTTTAGAAATCTTACCCGAAGTGGAAATCGCCACCAGTAGATAA